The segment TTTTCTCAAACATTACTGGTCGGGCTTAAAATTCACTCTCGCTAAATGCATCATTagcaatttgcatggaactcaGTGCTGTAAATAGTTTGTCTGCCATTAACTGATAGTTTGGACTTAGTATATTGTGTAGGATACTAGGCCTATTGCTAGACTTGATGACACTGCGTTGGTATATGCGATTTGTTCATTTAGTATGCCCCAGCTAAAATTTTCGGCTGGCTCCGCGACTGCCTACAAGGATCTGCATCCCCTGCCCTTTGGTGACTTTTGCAAATTTTTATGGTGCATGCATGTGTTTTTTCTAACACGATATTCATGTGTTCTCGTTTAAGGAATGTCCTGAAGGTAGCTGTGAATAATTAAAATTGTTAGTTCTGATCTGTTAAATTCTGTGCATGCCTTTCGCTTCATCCTTAGCTTCTGGCATATTTCTGTCTCTGGGTGCTCAACAGGTCACTTCTAGTCGCGAATGCTGGTGATTGTCGAGCAGTACTTTGTCGTCGTGGAAAGGCAATTGAGATGTCCAGGGATCACAAACCATCTTGCAACAGGGAGAAGATGCGTATTGAGGCATTGGGTGGATATGTCGATGATGACTACCTGAACGGGCAGCTCAATGTTGCGCGAGCAATTGGGGATTGGCATATGGAAGGCATGAAGGCATGTGATGGTCTTGGCCCTCTCAGTGCCGAGCCTGAGGTAATGACAACAGATCTGACTGAAGAGGACGAATTCCTGATCATGGGTTGTGATGGGATCTGGGATGTATTCCGCAGCCAAAATGCGGTAGATTTTGCCCGCCGTAAGCTCCAAGAGCACAATGACCCGGCCGCTTGCTGTAAAGAACTAGTTGATGAGGCCATCAAGAGGAAGAGTGGTGATAACCTTTCTGTGGTTGTCGTCTGCTTCAACTCTAGGCCGCCTCCTGTTCTAACAACTCCTAGGCCTCGTGTACAGAGAAGCATATCTGCAGAAGGCCTGAGGGAGCTGCAGAGCTTCCTTGATAGCTTGGCCGATTGACATGGGGTTCCAGCAGCCCCACTATAAGTTTTGACCTTTTCCATAGCTTAGCTTGGGAAATAGGTTTAGCATGTGCTGTCTCATAATTTCGCTGAGATGGCTGTTGTTGAGTAATCCAGAGTTGTAAAATATGCTGCGGCAAATTGTATCAGCAGTTGAGAGTATTTATCAGTTCCTGGGACATAAGTCATGAATGACTAGTCGACATTTCGTAGGCCTCCATAAAATTGGTGGTTGATCGTGGTAAAAGGCTCTTAATGCCCTTGAATATTTTCCTGTGTTCGCTTTGGATAGTTATTAACTTGGAGAGCTGCTATTGTTGCTGCAAAGTGGTTGAACTTTTctaagatagacatgtttgtatGTAACTGCAGTAGCCGAGCAGTTTTTCCCGCTTCAAGATCCGTCGATTGCCTGGCCCAAAATATGTATCCAGAGTGTTGGGCGAGATATGTTTTTGCTTCTGGTTGGCTGCTTTGTTGTTGGTACTGTCTTCATTGAGAAAAGTAACGAGGGGAAACCAGGTGATTATTACTATCAGGCTCTAGCTAATTGCAGCAACTAGCGACACTTGTGTTTGAACTTGGTTTTGCACCTGATTCAATCATGATTGCATGAGCGACGTCTTTTCCCATGAATTACTAGCGAATCATTGGCTTTCATACTCATTAAGTAGATCACATCAGAAAAGACAACCGAGATCGACTCATCAGCTCCCATGATTCCAGTTTAATTGTGATTTTTGTGATGCTTCGTGAGGCTGTCGATGAGGGGGCCAACAAATCATCAACTGAGTTAACAGTCCCTGTCAATGGAACCTGAACCCTGAACCTCTTGTCTTTCCAGTCGTCAACTTTTCAGTACAGTTTGGTTTTGCTCATTATTATGCACCTTAATCCATATCTATAGGGTGTATTCGAGTAGAAAACTAACTAATTTCTATCATAATTCACTTCGACATAGTACTGGATTAAGTGGATACAAGTACAGTCAAACAAGTCCCACTGATTTGACAGTCAAACAGTCAAACGTAGTtatgttcgtttgagcttatttgCCGAATCTACcagtcattcagcagtgtttttctctcataaaaaTCAGTGAATAATACTTTCagtcatgacttatcagccaaacgaagagGTGTAGAAGGACAAAACAAGAAACAAactgaaccaatcacaattaaactcaggccttgtttagttcccaaaattttttggttccgggtactgtaacactttcgttttatgtgataattattgttcaatcatagacaaattaggcttaaaagattcatctcgtgatgcaattaatttttgttttcgtctatatttaatgttccatgcatgtgccgtaatattcgatgtgacgagaaattttgaaaagattttggtttttgggtgaactgaacaaggcctcagaGTGATGGCTCCTATATATGTGTTGccatggtctgtttggataggaTTATAGGAAAGAATTCACGATAGTCTCACACGAATCAGTATAAATTCTGCAGGTTTTTTTTTGGGTGCAGAAACTTAATTATGGGATTCTCCCGTTCAGACGGGGGTGGCCAAGTTGCTCGGTGACTCGTATAAACGGTTGCTGCTTTCGGCGGCCCGTAAACCATCACCGAGCAAGGCcgcctaaaattttttcattcatcccatcaaatctttggacacatgcatgaaatattaaatgtacataaaaaaataaactaattacagagtttggttgaaaatcgtgagacgaatcttttaagcctagttactctatgattagccttaagtgctacagtaacccacatgtgttaataacagattaattatgcttaatagatttgtcttgcagtttcctgacgagctatgtaatttgtttttttttattagtttctaaaaacccctcccgacatccttccgacatatccgatgtgacacccaaaaaattttcatctctaatctaaacagggcccaaGCCCATGACTCCATCTGACAGGcagaaaaacaaaaacccttacaaaattttgcaaaattttttagattccccgtcatatcaaatctttatacgcatgtatgaagtattaaatatagacgaaaacaaaaactaattgcacagtttggtcgaaattgacgagacgaatcttttaagtctagttagtacatgattgaataatatttgtcaaatacaaacgaaagtgatactattcctattttgcaaaaaattttgaaactaaacaaggccgtatgaGCACTTTTGAAAGATTAAGATAAATATTGAGATTAACAAAGTCATCAATATATCGTTGGACAAGTCGGCTACCACCAATGattttcaaattcttgaataaaTAAAAAGCAAGCACCCGTGTTAAATCGATGACTCGCTAGATGATATATTCCGCCATAAAAAACCCAAAACCAACTGAGCTACAGTTAGTTCGCTTCTACTCTCTAAATTGAGAGAACCAGATGTTTGGACTCGTCCAACTTTTGAAACCAGTTGGATGATTGAATCTAATTTTCCTCCCTCACCTATAAAACTAAATGTGTACTATAATCCTCCAACTTTTAAAATGGTcgggttttttttttcacttcggACTACTGTCCCGTGTCCTTACGTCCCCACCCCACGCTAGCAGTGGGTTTCACATGTTAGTCACTCAATCTCCAACGTCTTCTCTTTTCTCgttgtcctctctctctctcttctctctcacctACCCTTCTCCTCGTTGCTAAATAGGACTAAAATCTAATCTGTATCACCTTTTAGTCAGTTTTTAcctaaacacattgactaaaaatgACTAAAAGGCCTCTTTACTAAACAtgagtgactaaaatttagtagGTGAtttagctggctaaaatttagtaacTTTAGTCTAAAACATGGTATAATGATGGAGTAAAGGTTGGCTTCCACTTACTCATATACTCCCTTCGTATAGGATTTAGATGTCGTTTAGAACAGCAACACGGTCTacaaaacacaactttgacctcttatttttataaaacatttagaaaatatatatatatatacttttatgaaaacattttttaagataaatctattcatataatttttatatttgtaaactcaacaatttaaaagttattgctATATTTCTAATATTTGATTCAAACTTTAGCTAAAATGATATCTAAATCCTACGAGACGGAGTATATTAGATCGCCGCCCCTCTCTATATATTACACGTGCGTGAATATGTCTTGGCCGGCTCGGGCATAGAGCCAGTGAGTGCCGCTTCTCCGTGCGACCGTGCCCTTCACTTCCAGTCCCACACGACTACACGAGGGACATGTCATGTCCTTGTTGGGCCTGCTGGGCTGCTTCGCCAAAGGCCTTGCATTGTTTTGCAATCACAggctcctttttcttttcttatcttgaaatactccctccgtcctgtaAATTTTACAATTCTAGGGTTTAAATTTATCCCGTTAGCTACTAGGCCGTACAACGCACCAGGTTATGGACCATAGTGATGTGGACATGGTACAGGCGTCCAGAGGCTTCAAGTTTATTTCCTGGCCACGAGTTTTGCTGATGTTGGCTTGTGCAAGTTTGGACTGAGTGTAACAACACATTAGAGTGTCAGCACTACTTTGACAGGGGTATTTTTGTAATTTTGATCTAACATTGGTTCTTGTGCATGACGAGTATTCTTTTTAATTGATTCGAATTCAAGTGTTTATTCGGTAGAGCTCCTATCTGACCCTCCCTTCCAGCTCTTTAATTCTCTAGAGTGATTCTGGTAGGCAGCAGGTTTGCATACAAAGTAGTGAGGGGCAAGGTTTTAACTTCCAGCTCCTAGATCCCAATGCAAATGAAAAAGTGATTCTTTTCTGATCCCAATCAGattttgtgcaaaattttaCATTGACTGAACATGAGTGATTCTCGTCAAGAAGTTGCTACAAGCAAAATGTCAAACAACCCTTAGGCCTTAGCTACATCTTCAAATTCGAATATATGAGATACTCGATTTTCAGGTGTACTAAGTTAGGTCATGTAAGTTtcacaaagtttttaaaataataTTAACATCTACCATGTTACATTGGCAAATTATAAAAACATATACATCTCATAACATATCTGATGAAGCTCATCTGACATCATAAGTTccgtttggaaaaaaaaaacagctctagTGACAGCCAAGCTTTGTACTAATTTGTATTTGTTTGTGAGGAGTCATAAGAAGCCACTTTTTTtcctcacaaaaaaaaaagccaTTTTTTTAGGCTCTAGCTCCTCTATAGAACTTGACTCCGGCTTCTCTCGGGTCCTTGCAAGGAGTCGTTTTTTAATGCCTATTTGATAGGACTCCTTGCAAGAAGCTGCAAAAACTCAGAGGACCCAAATATTATTGTGGTTAACCTTTGAATGGTTTGATCAGCGATAAGGAAAATCCTTTAGACGACGATGGAGAAACCCCCACAATTTCCAACATTCACTTAGGATTCCATGCCCACCAACATACTAGACCGCTAACGCCACTACTACAGCTAATGACAGAAGGAAACACCTTGCCATCAGGCCTCACCCATGAACGTCGCATCACATTCACATCAGTGGCCGTTACCTGCATGATTGCGTGCATGATGGCCATCGCCCACTGGACGCCACGCCACTCATCAATCAATCGCGACCAAATCAATCCACTCCGAGGCCCCCGCAAGATTTTATCTGTCCTCCTGGATGAATTTTCAGAAGTGGATCTGCACGCATCGCAATTGCGCACgacagacacacacacacacacagagagagcAACGACAGCAGCGCACTGACGAACTGAACCGATGATAGCATGGACGAAAAGGACCGCACTGCGCAGGCAACCGAGACATGCTCCCCATTAGCGGCCATAGTGGGGGTGATGGCCCAGTAAAAGCCCCATCTTGGATGCAACTGGATTACTTGATGGTTCACACCGGGAAAATCGTTTAGGAGCAGAACCTGAACATGCACATGACAGATTATGACACTAGTCGCTCGCTCACATTGAGGCCCTATTGTATTGATAGCTTATTATGGTAGAACGTTTTAGGAACTTGGTTATGAATTTTACAGGAATTCTGCATCAAACACAGTACAACATTATCACAAATCCCAAAAATAATCAAGTGAAATGTTCCAAACATAGTATGTCAGTGCTTGCTTTCAGCAATGGTGACATCAGTCCACACacacagacagacagacagataAAAATGGGTTCTCTCCATCTTTCAACCATGAGGCAGGAAATAGTGGCAAGTGGGCATGACTCCATGAGTCCTGCAGCAGCTCGTTTGATCGATGAAAAAGGCTCAAAAGCATCTGCTTTATGGGGATGATGACATGAGGCAGCGAGCGGTGACAAGTGAAGGAGGGCCGAGGGCCTCCTCTCCTTTGGTCCATGCGGCCATGTCGCCGTAGGTACTCATGTGTAGACTCTGATGCATGATTTATAATGGCAGTGGCCATCACTGCATTTCGAGTTCACGAAGGCATTTGATGGCCCTGACAGACTCACGGTCACAGGCCACAGCGAGGAGGGAATCTCTTGGTTTGCAAGTTTCCAGAAAAATtgtcaaacttaagatgtttttacttttcaaaaaaatattacaatgGCTTGTAATTTGGAATGGTTGGAGTACCAGTAAAGTATTCCTACTTATATGGATGGTTTGTTTGTAGCGGCGTCTAGTAACAAGGATTCATATGCTATTTAAAGCCCAATACTCTGAAATATGTAAATCCACACGCTACAAGGATCCCGTGCTCTTCAGAATCATTTTGCGCGTTCGGACAGTAATGGTTTGTATGTAGTCTACACATATTTTGATATGCTATTAAATGAAGTCCAATATGAAATGCCAAGAGTTAATGGAAGTTCAAATAAAACAATTCAAAGTCGCTCTAAAAATTTGTTCAAGATCGGATTTAGGAAATTAAGGAAGCCTAATCACTGTTCTATTACTTAAACTAATTGTAGTGAACAGGTATGCTATACTAGTTCTAGTATAGAATACATGTTCACTATAATTAGTTTCAATATTAAAAAAATCATGTCTGCAGAAGACCATAGATCATGTCCACCTTTAAaattaagggggtgtttagtttccaTATTTTCACAAAATATTTTGGGTTTTGGtccatcattttgcaaaatagaactaaacaccatgcaaaattGTGGAAAAAAGAtagttattctccattttggattttggcattAAGAGGCCAAAAAACCCCAAAAATGAGCCTCAAAAGGCTTCATGAgaacaataaattctgcattttcaATGGaattaaatatgaccctgaaaattttggcattttgcatttcatcgctccaaagtagttggcattttgtattttggattctatggggaactaaacaccccctaaacaTGTTCACCTTTAAAAATAAAACATGTGCACCTTTAAAAATGTTTTCCCCCTAGTACAATCCATAATGCcacatttgaaaaataaaaatgtgcccATTTGAAAATATTTTCCCCTATGCAATACATAACGTGATAGGAGTACACAGTTTGAGAGATACATGACCTCAGTCCAAGATCTAATGCTGACCAGAGACGCAATCTCATCTTCCCTTCACCATGCACAGTCCAAAACGTGGCGGACGCAATGGCAGGTAGAGCAATGACCAGACCGTCCTCTGCACTGTTGCGTACGTATGGAAGCAACTATGCATCGCTATAGTAATAggccccacatgtcaggttattGCTAGGTACAGTAATAAAACCCTATCTGAGGTCTGCACCAGTGATCATGGACATCATAACCCCAtaaacctaggccttgtttagttcccttccGAAAAGTTTTCGAACTAttatagtacttttgtttgtatgtaataaatattgtctaatcattaactaactagactcaaaatatttatctcgcaaattacaggtaagctatacaattagttatttattttatctatatttaatctccatacatgtgctgtaatatttgatgtgatgaaagatcttaaaaagtttttagattttgggtgtAACTAAACAAAGGCCTAATGCTGCAGTATTTTAGCCCTCCTATTGCAATGATGAGGGCGATCTGGATCTTGCGAGAATAATCATAAATTCTTCTGCCATGGCATTCAAGcttttgcttgcttgcttgcgcGCATGCATGCAGTCGTGCGTGCCCAATCTGTACAGTGCCGGTGGTACTTGATGGGCCAGTCTTGCGTTGCAAAGGATCATGGCCGCCATTGATGCACCGGAAAGGCCTGGGCTTTTGTGATTAAACAACGCTTGCTTCGGAAAGAGATCAAAGATCCGCTTTTCGCAAACGGATCTGGGAGAATCCGGCAGATCAAACTAGCTGTTGAGTAGTGCTGGTAGTGCTCGACATGATCTACTGTTTTTGGACAAATATCAGGTtaaaattaggccttgtttagttcattccaaaaaaatttcgcgacactgtagcactttcgtttgtttgtagtaattattgtccaatcatagactaacaaggctcaaaagattcgtctcgtaaatttcgaccaaactgtgcaattagtttttattttcgtttatatttaatactacatacatgcatctaaagattcgatgtgacgggaaatcttgaaaagtttttggattttggatggaagtaaacaaggccttaggactATCTCTTTTTTCCTTGGAAATGGAAAAAGTTCAGCCACCAAAACAATTCGGCTCTAGCGACATTGAGACCAGCGACGAAGCCACGATTTGGCCGGGGGGGGCTGATTCCTCTTCTTTTTTCTCCAGCCACTCCTTTCGGATTTTGAGGATCCACCAGGTTTGGTTTCGTGTTTGGATTATCACTTGAAACGATGTTGGGGGAGGTTTACGTTTGTGTTTGCGGAGACTCAACCCAACCCGAATATGTGTGTTGTCATCCCTACTTCAAGTTCTAGCAGAGAATGTAAAGGGCGGTTCAGAACTATTAAACACAATTAGCAACAAAGGACAGCGCCCGATGCCGCCACCGATCGAAAATTAGGGCATGAAACCCTAGAAACTCGCGAGAACCATGTCTCCTAGTCCTAGTACTCCCCTTGCCATCCCGGCATATAAGGTTGGGTAAGGGCTTTGGTAAAGCGCATCGAACTGTAGATAACTAGCTTAGCACTCTCAAAGcatttctctttctctctctactATTGTAAGAACTATTTTGAGCATTCTAACACGAAAAAACCTAGATAGAGTTTGACATATTTAGAATCCTTTTTGCATATAGAACAGCCAAGATTTTGATAGGTCGACCAAGTTGGATGTAAGTTGTTTTGTTTTCTTGATTTCATAGAGCGTTGTTGTATTCTTTGAATTCATAGTGCATTGTTTCATGCGAGATGGTTGTAACCACGAGTTGTGAATTACATTGAAGGAGCGATATCATCGGAGGTGTTGTGTGCGATGGAAAGCCCAATTAGAGTACCCTCCTTCCTTAGTGATATCCAACGTAATGAGAGTTACACCCCCCGCCCTGTAATACAGTAtattttagcattcaaaatGTATCCTCAAATATAATATATTCTAGAGGACAAAAACTAATTTTGCATTAAATACTTTCTatttatcaaccaatcaccATCAAATCACGCTGACGATAGCGTCTGATTAAGAAATAAAATAAGGCTACATGCGTCTTTTAGGTTCTCTCTTATTTTATTTTGAAATTTCTAAAATACACTATATTACAGGATAGAGGGAGTTAGTCATTGGTATTTGTGATAAATAAAAGCAAAATGTAATACTGATTAAATTTGTTAACACCATATACCACACGTGTACACATATATTTCAAGATTACATGAGAGTTTTATGTGGGTccattcatactatcctaaaagctAACACTATCTGAGAGATTGTCTTAGAGCTATTAATTGGTTTATACCATTGCACATACCCTAAGCCAGTTATTGAATTTGCTCTCATAAACACTTGTGTTACAACTAGATTTTTCAATTTCTTCTTGTGATGTGGGATTCTCATAGTGTTAGTATTACAATTTAATATAAATTTTCTCTAGTAAATGTCTTTTAGTGaggattttctagtgttttaatTAGTGATAATATTTTATTACTAATTATTATTCCACCATTTTGGTAGTGACTGCTTGCCTTGAAGTTTGTACACCACGTGAAAGTACGAGGTGGTGGTAATAAAAGAAAACGAACCAGTCCAGCCAAAAAGAAAAAGCTTGGTTTTGATTGTTTCTTGGGTTCAACCAAAGGTTGATGATGATTTGGACCCAAACTCTGGTCTCTGGGAACAAGCAAGGCGGTGAGAGTGAAAACCGAGAGCTCACTCCTCCCTTTGCCTTTGCTGACCGCTTTTGATGGACAGACAGGGGCAGGCCATTTTATGGCGTGGGTGCATCAGTGCATGCTTGCGTGAAAGGAAGGTCACCATTATTCagggagaaaaaaaaaggtcaGTCTCGGCCGGACTCACTCAGAGCTTATTTAGTTGATGATAATTTTTATcgtaacatttttatttatatttgataattattatttaatcgtCAAATACTACCGGGCTGATATACCAATCCCCTTTTGCGAATAGTCTGTACACCGACGACCCGGGGGCCCGTTTGGGTGCTCCTCTCCGGAGGACCTCCACTGTGCTTCGCCGATCGTTCCGCTGCGCAAGGGTCGACAGTGTGCCAACCTAATCTCTCCATTCCATAAATAAACATATTTTTTTACGTATAATTAATGTTTGACAGTttattttattcaaaaaaattaataaatattattttattttttattatttattttattgttagatatgtttttataataatttatttattttattatttaaaaaaaaagttaaataattaaatatgaattgtaaCAGTTAAAGAAATGTATTTATTTATAGGATGGGGAGCATGTTCCTATTTCTCTACAGTTTTTGGGTAAGGAAAGGTGGGAAAAATATCGAGATTGTAGTAACCAGCACCGCGCAAGTGCTGGCGTGCTGCTGCTTGCTGTTGCTTTTCCTCAGTTTGGCGGCGGCTCGGTCGGACCACACAGGGCAAGGGCATGCATGCAGAAGGGAACATGCAGCCGGCCGGGCAC is part of the Sorghum bicolor cultivar BTx623 chromosome 10, Sorghum_bicolor_NCBIv3, whole genome shotgun sequence genome and harbors:
- the LOC8082239 gene encoding probable protein phosphatase 2C 57 translates to MEEHVPRGGGGGGRPPIPAAARKPALARHSSFVRSPANNKKPENERTFESMDTEFIPVVRSAGWADIGSRHTMEDVFICSDNFMQDFGFESSDEGPSAFYGVFDGHGGKHAADFVCSNLPRFIVEDEGFPREIVKAVSSAFLQVDAAFADACSLNCSLASGTTALAALVVGRSLLVANAGDCRAVLCRRGKAIEMSRDHKPSCNREKMRIEALGGYVDDDYLNGQLNVARAIGDWHMEGMKACDGLGPLSAEPEVMTTDLTEEDEFLIMGCDGIWDVFRSQNAVDFARRKLQEHNDPAACCKELVDEAIKRKSGDNLSVVVVCFNSRPPPVLTTPRPRVQRSISAEGLRELQSFLDSLAD